The Populus alba chromosome 13, ASM523922v2, whole genome shotgun sequence genome contains the following window.
CAAATCCAAGACTCCAACTAAGATTGTCTTGAATGTATGTTAAAACTAGCAGTGATACTAAGATGCCtgaactcataaaaaaataccaccaaTTGAAGAATGAGCTTTTGGCTTTGCACTCTTTGGTGTCTTGTCTATCAAATTGATCTGCTCCAAAAGCCTGGACACAAGGCTTGTGCCCACCTTGGCCAAGTGCTACTAGATAGAgagcaataaataataaaatcacttgCAGTGTATTAGAAGAACAGGACATACTGTCACTTTGACACTCAGATGTAGGAAGCATAGCTGATAGCGTCAACAAGCCAAGTCCCTACAATTAAATTCGAAATATGACAGAAACTTTAAACCCAAAGCTGAACAGCATAAGTTTATTAATTTCCAGGAATCATGAACAAATTGTTTACCCACTCCTcaagaacagaaaagaaaggATATGTAGTATCTGGTGTCTTAAAGACATTACACAATCATGCTGACTATTTAATAGGGTAGGTTTAAAATCCTTAATTTATGTCCAGCCAATCCAAATAgagatcaagaaaacaaacctaaaGGAAGATGTTATCAACCTGTGAAATCAGGTTTGGTTTCAATGAAAGAAACTGCAACCAATACGAAGTATAGTAGGCAATTACTGAACTTTGGCCACAACTATCTCAATTCCTCCCGAATAGACTATAGTTCTGTTGATTCTTGCAAAGATTAAGCTTTGAGAACTGTTTTCAATTTCCAAATACCTTGGTACTTCAAATAAACCCAAGATAGTTAAAAGGGCCAGGTGATCCAAGAAATTTGCAGGAACGAGTGCTGTTTTGCCAATGCACAACTTTGTTTCAGCTGTCAATTCCTTACTacatgtgtgcgtgtgtgtcATCCATAGTTTACTAAAATGATGTGACTCGAAGCCAATGTAGATGGCAACTTTCATCTCAATTCTCGAGGACTAGAATATTTACTTGAGTTACTCAACAATCATAGATGAACATATTCCTTTTAGAAAACTCAGCtaaatctaagaaaaatagCTGAGCAGATACATCAGCTAACTTCTGATTGATgatactcaaaaaataaaataaaataaaaaatcaaaatcaaaacttttttatttgcttttatgaGACTACAGGCCTACTTTATTTGTAATCCAAAGATCTGGTATCCTAGCCAAGCTTTCGTAGATTGAAACTAAGTGATTTTTGTTGGCATGTCATCCATATTCAAATTGGTGTATTCACGAGAAGCTTTTTGCCCACACCCTTTCTAGATTGGAACCTACAACGATGACACAGAGAACAAACTTTCATACTGCCTAAGCCAACACCTCTTATAAACATCTAGAAATCAAACTCTCTAAccaataaaattagtttttgagaGATGTTTTTACCAAAATGTAGATAAGTGAGGCAATAATAATAGTCCTGCATCTTCCAAGAAAAGAATCAGCAACAAATGCACCGAACAAGGGCAGCAACGACGCTGTGCCTGACCATACGTTCACATTCTTAGCCGCAGTAACGGTTGATTGACCCAACGGCCCAGTTAAATACGTTATTAAGTTGGAAGAGATCCCATAATAAGCAAACCTCTCTGCAACTTCCACACCTGCACTTGTACACCAAACAAGCTAGTTAGAACACAAGATAATGGCTTTGGCTGGATTAAATCTAGAAAAAGAAACAGCTGTGTTACCTATAATGAAAGATGCAGACCTCCATCCACCAGAGTTGTATCTACAAACTGGGTTGCCCTTATAATCAACGCAGTCATCAACAGTATCGTTTAGGAGTGGAGTTCGGACCTCTTGTGTCTCTGAACTGGAGAGGTTAGAAATGGACATCTCAGTTTACTACAGCTACTGATTACTAGTTAAAATGACCAGCAATCAGAATCTGGTTCCAATCATGCTAAGTGCTAACATATGGAGGATaacatttaaaaagaattgCCGTCTTGTTCAGCAAAATAATGTCTGGCTTTATTTGTTATTGGCTTGTCAGCCTctcttatttatataatattattacagGGAATCAATCTTCTGTGACtagcaaggttgtcaatttttatttttattttaaaaaaggttaaaatattttatactaatttaaaaaaaaaaaacaaaatagattaatttttatctcattttaaatctcaattTGTTCTAAATTTTTCGGTAAAATTCTATCTAAAATATTCCAATTTCATTTTACATGTTCCGTTCCagttttgaaaagttaatgaattaaattgaacttggttcaattaattaattaaatcatccaagtatatatataaaaaaaaattagtactattttcaataacaatgatattaataataataatattaaaaattattattattattttcattaacaatgatattaattttttaaaattagatttataactaatatatatgatttatattcatgttgtttttttcaagtttatactttgtaagaatttgagcaaaacaagggaTACTTTAGATCTCATTaaacttgataacattgacctaactttatatttaaaatatttgtgttaaaacattttaatttcataatattttgatattttatttaaattaaattattttaagttaaagatttatttaatcttgactattttaaaatattttaaaatttaaaattagatttttttttcgttgtgtttgttttttatattaggcTGAAGGTGACTAACCTGCAAAATTAGAATAGAAGACTTTTTGATGTTTAAGTTAACAAATGTAAAACgggtaaaatatgtttttgaaaagaGATCATGTAGAAAAGAGAGTTATGTATTGTTTGAGTTTGAGTGAGCTTTTATGCATTTAGTGGCTTgaacttaaacaaatatatttttataaaatggtGTCGTGTCATGCTTGCTATTTATTGGTTGGAAATAGTGGCTAGGCTAGAGGAGATAATTATTAGCATGAGGGGATGTCCCTTGCAGACCAGGAGAGTAAGTTATAGCGAGAGTCAGTTATAGTAACGAACTTTAACAGAGCAAATATCAAACTCACAAGACAAGACCGCAGCTGGCAAGTTCATATGTTTTCAACTATTGGTGTCCAAAGATTTCGAACTTGATTTAGTTTCGCTGGGTAAGAAACTGGAACGTAGACCTGATTCATTAAGCCAGACTATCATGATTTAATGCACCAATCAAATACCAAACAGGCCTTGGCATATGAAGTAAAAGTAGAACAAGAATTACGCTGTAGTTCCACGTTTACATACCGAAATATATTACATTTTGAAACGTAAAACAAAGAATTATCTTGAAACATCCTAGGCTGCTTCCCTGTTGCAGGTAGTGAACTGGGTTCAAGATCAACAATTGCGATCGTGTTCAGAGAACATTCTATTTATAGTTTACACAGTGCCTCCCCTATTATAAATGTAAGATTTTGTAAAACATACAAAAAGAACCAATTGTACTGCACTCAACCCAGCTAGCAGCCAATAGAAATAATCAAGATGAGCCCGATTCAGATTATTAGCAAACCAGCTATATCGGCCATTCCCACCAGTTGCTTTCTCAATGATAGAGATAAGAAAGCTGCTTAGAAAGCTTCCAACACCAAAGATACTAAGGTAGAGTGAAAGACCAACACTCCTCAAGTCACTGGGGACCTGATCATAGAAAAACTCTTGCAGGCCAACCATGGTGAATGCTTCGGCAACTCCAAACAAGACATATTGAGGAATTAACCACCAAATACTCATTGGAATCGTCACATTTGGCAGATCAACTAGCCCATGTTCTTGGGCAGTTTTGAGCCTCTTCACCTCAACAAGAGCAGCAACAATCATAGCCACAACAGATATAAACATACCACTTCCAATTCTCTGAAGCATTGTAATGCCAGAGGGTTTTCTGGTTAAGGCTCTTGCTATAGGAACAAGGACACGATCATAGATTGGAATGAAGAGTGCAATGGTGAGGCTCATAAAGGATTGAAGCGAAGCCGCTGGCAAGTCCAAACTGGGTGAAATAGATCTATCCATAGTAACTCCTTGCTTAGTGAAGAAAGTTGAGGTCTGTGCAAACACTATAGCAAATACCAAGCACGTAGTCCATATTGGAACAAGCCTAAGtaatgcctttgcttcttcaaCATCACCGTCGCTGCATACCTTCCCATCTTCCTTTAAGCCATTTGGTGCAAGCAGGGCTTTGTTGAGGAACCTGTTACATTAGAAGATCCAAATTGCAATCTCAGAGGTGCTATGTGGAGTAAAGTAATTCAGACTGCTTTATGTAAATTTCATCACTCCAAGTTCTTATGCAAGAAAAACCAGATGAGATACTGTCAGTAAAACATCCTAGAGTAGCACAAGTCATTTTACATGGTGAAATATAGGAGTTCCCTCACTATAACATTCAAGTTTCCTGTTCTCTAAACTATATGGCTAGGAATCAACAAGCACTTGAAGTCGATAAAGCATCTTGAAGCCATATCAAACGCTTAAACAACAATTCAAATGCTTAAAGATTGTGCTCTCACAGTGCCTTATAACTAAGATCTTCAACCAACTGGCAAGAACAGAAAACAACCTTTGTTGAATGCCTATAGAAACATAAACCAGATGCATTTCAGAAGTTATGTAAATCATTTTACGGGCTGAACACTACATTTATTATGCATACAAAACAATTATACAGCCTAATAAATTATGGGTGAATATATCTTAAGGATCTCTCCACTGACTAAATTAGCTTTTGGGCTTGGAGTTTTAACATGGTAAATTTTGTTTATAGACTTCATGCCTCAGccccttcaattttttatgcTGGTTGTGGATCCATTTATCTCAATTTCTATTGACTTCTTCAATTATAACATTTAGCGCTATTGGGTTTGCATGCAAGGAAGCAATGTTCAAGGCAGAAGTCGTACATTTGTTTGGGACAAAATACAATGCAATTCAATGTAATCGCTGCATGGAGCTGAAGGACCTTTCCACCTACTAACCAGTACTTTTGGGTTGGGtgatttaaaaattgaaaattataaagaagCTAGTAGTTTTCTACATGAATGTTTAGAAGAATCACAGATCTTAAAACTATTTCCAGATAGGATATTAAGTTCTTTGTGAATCCAAAATGGTTACAAATAAAAAGCCTAAAAAAGTCTTTTGAAGCGTACTTAAAAGTCTCCTGATTACTTTGATGCATTTGTATTTACTTTTAAATCGTAAAAAAGGGCAGATGCTATTTACTTTAAAGTCTCTTACTTGTACTGCTCAGAACTTTGGTGTGGTAGGGTTCCAcggacttcttcctcaaatgcTATTGCAGAAGGGGTGGTTCTCCAATTCCTAATCGAAGACACAAAAACCCAACCAATCCTCAGAAATGCGCTTTTCTCATCCCCTTTTATACTATATCGATACGTTTTAGTGCCAAGTAAGAAGATGATAAGTGCAATAACCATCACAGCACAAGGGATTCCAAATCCAAGACCCCAGTTAAGATTGTCTTGGATGTAGTTTAAAACCAGCAATGTAACTACTGTTCCGGCACACATGAAACAATACCACCAATTGAAGAAAGAGCTTTTTGCTTTGGATTCCTGAGGGTCCTGTCCATCAAACTGATCCGCTCCAAAAGCCTGAACGCAAGGTTTGTGCCCACTTTGGCCAATCGCTACTAAATAGAGAGCAGAGAAGAACAAAATCAGTTGAGATGGAACCGGAGAACTTGGCAAATCAGTGCTTCGGAAGCCATTAGCAGCAGCGTGGGAAGGAAGTAGAGCTGATAGTGTCAACAAGCCAAGTCCCTTTTACAATGGAGAGAGAAActttattaaacaaaaacagcTGATAATTGCAAGTCCAAAACTGAGCATAATGCACTTCGAAAAGACATATCATCAAGGAACAAAACCATGGTTTCGAAAAGACATATCATCAAGGAACAAAACCATGGTTAAGTATCATAGATTATTATCATTAGCGAGTGTCTTAAGCACATTAGTTCGTTAAAGCTGTATGAACGTCCCCGGTCTTGATTCATGCAATATTAGAGAGAGAGACGGGATGTTTTACCAAAATGTAAATAAGCGAAGCGAAAATGATGGTTCTGAATCTGCCAAGAAAAGAATCAGCAACAAATGCACCTAACAAGGGCAGCAACGACGCCGTGCCCGACCACACGTTCACGTTCTCCGCCGCAGTAGCCGTTGACTGACCCAACGGGCCGGTCAAATACGTAATTAAGTTGGAAGAAATTCCATAATACGCAAATCTCTCTGCAACTTCCACACCTTCACttccataaagaaaaatatgtatacataaatataagaaattaaataaaaatgagaaattttaaaatttgttaaataatttaCCTATTATGAATGATGCGGATCTCCATCCACCAGAATTGGATCTATAAGCGGGTCGGCCTTTATGGTCAACAGAGCCATCAACGATGTCGTATGAGAGGAGTGGTGTTTGGCTAGAGGAGGACATGGCCTTCTCTCTCTCTGGTGTTTGGTCAACTATTGTTAGCAGCCACCGCagcaattattattaatgttcttCTCTCCGATTGAGTGGCCCTCAGAGttttgcatttctttctttcttgcgtAAACTTTAGTTTGGTCCCTATAGATTCATCAATACTTCATTCCTATCTCTATAATTCAAAATACTTTCAATGCTACCACTAATCATTAAAATAGCCtgcattttcagttttttttaggttgtgttttatgatatattatactaaaataaaattatgggattcgaataatttaataaaaataaattataaaactcaattttttattaatttaatcttcaaaaatgaaataattttttttaattaaaataaaggataaaaaaataacatgaatcaatcctgagttaacttgttaaattttaatttgagttgTAGAATCAggataattttcataaaaaaaattaaaataaattataaaactcaaatatcaATCAAACCAGTATTAaaagatggaattgaaaaaattcaattaaaaaaaaatataagttaatttgagttaacttgttaaaattATGACACAAGTTATTTCCCTTTCAGTtggatttaaagtgttttttgtctAATCGGTTACCCTTTCTCGGTCCATTTTAACAATCAATCGTACCCAaatctatatttaaattatcaaatggTGTccttataatttagttttataatttattttaattttttttcaagttattttaattttataatgtagatttaaaaagttaacatgggttgaatcaatatttttttgtccatttttttaattattattattttttgttttcattatttaaaatcaatatgtttttttattagttttttatgagattatcacaATTTTATGACCCTGACCGTGAATTTTACAAgctaacttgggttaacccatgtcgattcaatatgttattttcttaatattaaaaaagattattttaaatttgatttagtcaaactatattttattattattattattattatctatgttgtttttaaatttgttaagtTGCCTGGTCATATCGGATTAATCTctatatgatttaaatttttttccttcttgaaaCACATTAGtgatgtttggatttttttttcttttagaaaaattgAGGTAAGTGATCTAGTATTTtactaaaagaaatgaaaaacattatgGTGTTgcaatgttttctttattgttcatatgaacaatgcaacaacttaatttttcaaaaacaaatcccttttcctcttttttttttaaatacacattctattttttttcttctaatattttaatatttggttgatattcaatttttataagcatttattattttttataatatcattaaattaaaaatagtttttttaaaaaaaaattaaactaatggAGACTATGATACAAGTCGCAGGTTTAGCAAGTTAATCTGCAAAGCCTGGGTCGAGATCCAATATGTTTCCgtctcgatattaaaaaaaaaaaagatgtcattttgatatatatttttaaagcaaaCCATACTTTTTGTG
Protein-coding sequences here:
- the LOC118035470 gene encoding protein NRT1/ PTR FAMILY 5.10, coding for MSSSSQTPLLSYDIVDGSVDHKGRPAYRSNSGGWRSASFIIGVEVAERFAYYGISSNLITYLTGPLGQSTATAAENVNVWSGTASLLPLLGAFVADSFLGRFRTIIFASLIYILGLGLLTLSALLPSHAAANGFRSTDLPSSPVPSQLILFFSALYLVAIGQSGHKPCVQAFGADQFDGQDPQESKAKSSFFNWWYCFMCAGTVVTLLVLNYIQDNLNWGLGFGIPCAVMVIALIIFLLGTKTYRYSIKGDEKSAFLRIGWVFVSSIRNWRTTPSAIAFEEEVRGTLPHQSSEQYKFLNKALLAPNGLKEDGKVCSDGDVEEAKALLRLVPIWTTCLVFAIVFAQTSTFFTKQGVTMDRSISPSLDLPAASLQSFMSLTIALFIPIYDRVLVPIARALTRKPSGITMLQRIGSGMFISVVAMIVAALVEVKRLKTAQEHGLVDLPNVTIPMSIWWLIPQYVLFGVAEAFTMVGLQEFFYDQVPSDLRSVGLSLYLSIFGVGSFLSSFLISIIEKATGGNGRYSWFANNLNRAHLDYFYWLLAGLSAVQLVLFVCFTKSYIYNRGGTV